In bacterium, one genomic interval encodes:
- a CDS encoding substrate-binding domain-containing protein — protein sequence MNRLAVFWLCVSVLSGCKDREPETSYTRGSARIGASDAAYAITQHVADQYSDLYPEASVKVWKHSTQALIDSLVNQRADEIVVDRALSPSESAFFAGHQLKLFTYPIAHYPIYLLVDDSLAVDALDSIGLRRILLGSATSWQEFGGADVPITPYAPLPGDGAWNAIEYFFGGLDSVSAVVCSTNVRMMDMAAGDPGALLIYGLKLQDAGGFKKLSWAAGESRIQANAKTIMDSLRWPFMTTFTYATTHMKSDVAAGFLTFWVSNDGQKMVMREGYRPASVPVRMIQLKSMDDRIEQFAIEDTTS from the coding sequence ATGAATAGACTTGCTGTTTTCTGGCTGTGCGTGTCCGTGCTCAGCGGATGCAAAGATCGTGAGCCGGAAACTTCGTACACTCGCGGCAGCGCACGCATCGGCGCGAGCGACGCGGCCTATGCGATCACGCAACACGTCGCGGATCAGTACAGCGATCTCTATCCCGAGGCGTCGGTCAAAGTGTGGAAGCACTCGACTCAGGCGCTCATTGATTCGCTGGTGAATCAGCGGGCCGATGAAATCGTCGTTGACCGTGCACTCAGCCCGTCGGAGTCGGCCTTCTTTGCCGGGCATCAGCTCAAGCTCTTCACGTATCCGATTGCGCACTACCCGATCTATCTTCTCGTAGACGACAGTTTGGCCGTGGACGCTTTGGATAGCATCGGCCTCCGTCGCATTTTACTGGGCAGCGCGACGTCCTGGCAGGAATTCGGCGGCGCGGATGTGCCAATCACTCCGTATGCTCCACTGCCCGGCGATGGCGCGTGGAATGCGATTGAGTACTTCTTCGGCGGACTGGATTCCGTCAGCGCTGTGGTGTGTTCCACAAATGTCCGCATGATGGACATGGCGGCAGGCGATCCCGGAGCGCTGCTGATTTACGGCTTGAAACTGCAGGATGCGGGCGGTTTCAAGAAGCTGAGCTGGGCCGCGGGCGAGTCGCGCATTCAGGCGAACGCCAAGACGATCATGGACTCGCTCCGCTGGCCGTTTATGACGACGTTCACCTATGCCACGACACACATGAAGAGCGATGTCGCGGCCGGTTTCCTGACGTTCTGGGTGTCGAATGACGGACAGAAGATGGTCATGCGCGAAGGCTACCGCCCCGCTTCGGTTCCCGTGCGGATGATCCAGTTGAAGTCCATGGATGATCGCATTGAACAATTTGCCATCGAAGATACCACATCGTAG
- the gcvT gene encoding glycine cleavage system aminomethyltransferase GcvT yields the protein MKTTALTSEHEALGAKLVDFAGFRMPIQYHSIRGEHMRVRQTVGVFDVSHMGEFFVTGADREEFLQRVTVNDVKGMAVGQAQYNCMCLPHGGIVDDLLIYKSADHIMVVVNASNVEKDWNWLSRNVAGDVQLTDRSSEFSLLAVQGRNAVDVVGKLTETDLSQIKGYHFAHGKVLGRTCVIARTGYTGEDGFELYLANDDAVAVWRAVLESGKQYDIEPIGLGARDSLRLEMKMCLYGNDIDETTHPLEAGLGWITRLDKGDFIGRDVIVKAKDAGLTRKLVALEVEGSAFPRHGYAIHDDAGKAIGHVTSGTVSPCLNKGIALGYVPTELSAIGAKVNVVCHGKPVPAVVVKPPFYKRPY from the coding sequence TTGAAGACGACGGCTCTGACTTCCGAACATGAAGCATTGGGCGCCAAGCTCGTGGATTTTGCGGGCTTTCGCATGCCGATTCAGTATCATTCCATCCGCGGCGAGCATATGCGCGTTCGCCAGACGGTGGGCGTATTTGACGTCTCGCATATGGGCGAGTTTTTTGTGACCGGTGCGGACCGCGAAGAGTTCCTGCAGCGTGTCACAGTCAACGATGTTAAAGGAATGGCAGTAGGACAGGCGCAGTACAACTGCATGTGCCTGCCCCATGGCGGCATCGTGGACGACCTTCTCATTTACAAAAGTGCGGACCACATCATGGTGGTGGTCAACGCATCCAATGTCGAAAAAGACTGGAATTGGTTAAGCCGCAATGTCGCTGGTGACGTGCAGCTCACCGACCGGTCGTCCGAATTCTCACTGTTGGCCGTGCAAGGCCGCAACGCCGTGGATGTAGTGGGCAAGCTGACGGAGACGGATTTATCGCAAATCAAGGGCTATCACTTTGCGCACGGCAAAGTTCTGGGTCGCACTTGCGTGATTGCCCGCACGGGTTACACAGGCGAAGACGGATTTGAGCTCTATCTGGCGAATGACGACGCCGTCGCGGTCTGGCGGGCGGTTCTCGAAAGCGGCAAGCAATACGACATCGAGCCTATCGGCCTTGGCGCGCGTGATTCGCTGCGCTTGGAAATGAAGATGTGTCTCTACGGCAATGACATAGACGAAACGACGCATCCGCTCGAGGCCGGATTGGGTTGGATCACCAGACTTGACAAGGGCGATTTCATTGGCCGCGACGTGATCGTCAAGGCCAAGGACGCGGGGCTGACGCGCAAACTCGTCGCTTTAGAGGTTGAAGGATCGGCGTTTCCGCGTCACGGCTACGCGATTCACGACGACGCAGGTAAAGCTATTGGGCACGTCACGTCCGGAACGGTTTCACCCTGCCTGAACAAGGGCATTGCGTTAGGCTACGTGCCGACCGAGCTCAGCGCGATCGGAGCGAAGGTCAACGTTGTTTGTCACGGGAAGCCGGTCCCGGCGGTGGTGGTCAAGCCGCCGTTTTACAAGCGACCCTACTGA
- a CDS encoding 2-phosphosulfolactate phosphatase: MNLRVYPTPREWNEDDVRGCVAIVIDVLRASSTITQALVNGARDIVPVATPAEAGELAVKAGRGDVVLGGERDGKLIEGFDLGNSPFEYSPDRVGGRTIIFASTNGSPSLVRAKTAEHVLVGSFNNQNAVVTRARDIGLDVVVICSGRNGKFSLEDFVCAGKLVDGLLPGGTIGNDGAHAALDLFKYYRSQISEVVKGSYHGKYLAGLGFEADLEHCARVDIHQIVPALIEGKIKVPKLNGGS; this comes from the coding sequence GTGAATTTACGAGTTTATCCCACTCCACGCGAGTGGAATGAGGACGACGTGCGCGGCTGTGTCGCGATTGTCATTGACGTGTTGCGAGCGTCATCCACAATCACACAGGCCCTGGTGAATGGCGCACGGGATATCGTACCGGTCGCGACGCCAGCGGAAGCGGGTGAGCTTGCCGTCAAGGCGGGTCGCGGCGATGTTGTTCTGGGCGGCGAACGCGACGGCAAGCTGATCGAGGGCTTTGACCTGGGGAATTCACCTTTCGAGTATTCGCCTGACCGGGTGGGCGGCCGTACCATCATCTTCGCTTCAACGAACGGCTCCCCGTCACTCGTGCGCGCAAAAACTGCCGAGCACGTCCTGGTCGGCAGTTTCAACAATCAAAATGCAGTGGTGACGCGGGCTCGTGATATCGGGCTCGATGTGGTTGTCATCTGTTCAGGCCGTAACGGAAAATTCTCGCTCGAGGATTTTGTGTGCGCGGGCAAACTTGTTGACGGACTACTTCCCGGCGGCACGATTGGAAATGACGGCGCGCATGCCGCGCTGGACCTATTCAAATACTATCGTTCGCAAATCAGCGAGGTCGTGAAGGGCAGCTATCACGGGAAGTACCTTGCGGGACTCGGATTCGAAGCCGATCTCGAACACTGCGCGCGCGTGGACATACACCAGATTGTACCGGCCTTGATTGAAGGAAAGATCAAAGTACCCAAGCTGAATGGCGGCTCGTAA
- a CDS encoding DNA translocase FtsK translates to MAARKDTSQPLAAAPRSTTPIVAGIVLLCLTVLLTVAIVSHSQLDFPYKDDSVAQNAAGRFGEYVSAFLAPLFLGRWPSLVVPLLFGIWGWTMLRRHSRRSAVILSAWTFALGVWSATTIGVLGDLIHRDSVTNYYVHSGELGYWTAQQLIAGTGRFGATLIMVMLLLVGLIMTVAGFAEWVERGAEQTAQLAGRARALPAASIVPAWGLLKRLFTRQAQTEAAIPEINIDAMQGGAPVVKAYPAAAQADGQPGRVIHNLGEEIDPVTGARRVTARSPEQTVISVDDESGYVFPSADCFNAPSPDRAGGMTAEEQQYNAQLLEKSLETFGVKAAVTQVNPGPVITQFELAPAPGVKVARIEALSDDIALALRARGLRILAPIPGKAAVGVEMANPRPALVTFREVVESPQFHQAKSKLNIALGRTVNGEILCADLASLPHLLIAGTTGSGKSVCVNAIITSLLLRMTPEEVQFVMVDPKKLELAAYNELRNHHLTSRPDLSEYVITKPDEAVKVLRSCLIEMESRYDLLAERGARHLAEYNEMVKAAPREGDKILPYIVVIIDELADLMVTAQREVEEPIARLAQLARAVGIHLVVATQRPSVDVITGVIKANFPARIAFRVAMKVDSRTILDTNGAEMLLGQGDMLFQHPEDPAPQRVQGALLTSAEITRVITHIRKQPSPKNKLVLPLDPQEEREGGASTDGMFEGRDPFFLEAAKIVVRTGQGSVSILQRRLKVGYSRAARLIDQLERAGVVGPFDGSKARAVLADEQTLMDLEQHS, encoded by the coding sequence ATGGCGGCTCGTAAAGACACCTCGCAGCCATTGGCGGCGGCGCCGCGCTCGACGACTCCCATCGTCGCGGGCATCGTGTTGCTTTGCCTGACCGTGCTCTTGACGGTGGCCATCGTCAGCCACTCACAGTTGGACTTTCCGTACAAAGACGACTCGGTGGCGCAGAATGCGGCGGGCCGATTCGGCGAATACGTTTCGGCGTTTCTGGCGCCGCTGTTTCTCGGGCGTTGGCCGTCGCTCGTTGTGCCGCTCCTGTTCGGAATCTGGGGTTGGACGATGCTGCGCCGGCATTCGCGCCGCAGCGCCGTCATCTTGTCCGCATGGACGTTTGCGCTCGGCGTTTGGTCGGCGACGACGATTGGAGTGCTCGGCGATCTGATTCACCGCGACAGCGTCACGAACTACTATGTTCACTCCGGCGAACTCGGATATTGGACCGCGCAACAGTTGATTGCGGGGACAGGCCGATTCGGCGCCACGCTGATTATGGTGATGCTATTGCTCGTGGGTCTTATTATGACCGTCGCGGGATTTGCTGAATGGGTAGAACGCGGCGCCGAACAAACCGCTCAACTGGCTGGACGCGCGCGGGCGTTGCCTGCGGCCTCAATCGTCCCGGCCTGGGGACTATTGAAGCGCCTGTTCACGCGTCAAGCTCAAACTGAAGCAGCGATTCCTGAAATCAACATAGACGCAATGCAGGGCGGCGCGCCGGTTGTCAAGGCCTACCCCGCCGCAGCACAGGCGGACGGTCAGCCGGGGCGAGTGATTCACAATCTCGGGGAAGAAATTGATCCGGTCACTGGCGCACGCCGCGTAACTGCCAGATCTCCTGAGCAGACGGTGATCTCTGTGGATGATGAATCGGGTTATGTTTTTCCATCGGCTGATTGTTTCAACGCACCGAGTCCCGATCGAGCCGGTGGCATGACTGCCGAAGAGCAGCAGTACAATGCGCAACTCCTTGAGAAGAGTCTGGAGACTTTTGGCGTCAAGGCCGCTGTCACTCAAGTTAACCCCGGTCCGGTTATTACGCAATTCGAGTTAGCACCAGCACCGGGTGTGAAAGTCGCGCGAATTGAGGCCTTGTCGGATGACATTGCTCTGGCGCTGCGCGCCCGCGGATTACGCATTCTCGCGCCGATACCGGGCAAGGCCGCCGTCGGTGTGGAAATGGCCAATCCCAGACCCGCGCTTGTTACATTTCGCGAAGTCGTCGAGTCACCGCAGTTTCATCAGGCGAAGTCCAAACTGAATATCGCGCTCGGGCGCACGGTCAACGGTGAGATTCTCTGCGCGGATCTGGCATCACTGCCGCATCTGCTGATTGCCGGAACGACAGGGTCGGGTAAGTCAGTCTGCGTCAACGCGATTATCACATCGCTGCTATTGCGCATGACTCCCGAAGAGGTTCAGTTTGTCATGGTGGACCCCAAGAAGCTTGAACTGGCCGCGTACAACGAACTTCGCAATCATCATTTGACCAGCCGCCCCGACTTAAGCGAGTACGTTATTACCAAGCCCGACGAAGCGGTTAAGGTGCTGCGCAGTTGCCTGATAGAGATGGAGAGCCGCTACGACCTGCTCGCCGAGCGCGGGGCACGGCATTTGGCCGAGTACAATGAGATGGTGAAGGCCGCGCCGCGCGAGGGCGACAAGATTCTTCCATACATCGTCGTCATCATTGACGAGTTGGCCGACCTGATGGTGACAGCACAGCGTGAAGTTGAGGAACCGATCGCGCGTTTGGCGCAATTGGCCCGCGCCGTGGGCATCCACCTTGTCGTCGCCACGCAGCGACCGTCTGTTGACGTCATTACAGGTGTAATTAAGGCAAACTTTCCCGCACGAATTGCGTTTCGCGTGGCGATGAAAGTGGATTCGCGGACGATTCTGGACACGAATGGTGCAGAGATGCTGCTCGGTCAAGGTGACATGCTGTTCCAGCATCCCGAGGATCCGGCACCGCAGCGCGTACAAGGCGCCCTCTTGACCTCAGCGGAAATTACCCGCGTCATCACACACATCCGCAAGCAGCCGTCGCCCAAGAACAAGCTCGTTTTGCCGCTCGACCCGCAGGAAGAGCGCGAAGGCGGGGCGTCCACCGACGGTATGTTTGAAGGTCGCGACCCGTTCTTCCTTGAGGCGGCGAAAATTGTCGTGCGTACGGGCCAAGGCAGCGTCTCAATCTTGCAGCGCAGGTTGAAGGTTGGCTACAGTCGCGCCGCTCGCCTGATTGACCAGCTTGAACGCGCAGGCGTCGTTGGGCCGTTTGACGGCTCCAAAGCGCGCGCAGTGCTCGCCGACGAGCAAACTCTCATGGACCTTGAGCAGCATTCTTAA
- a CDS encoding flippase-like domain-containing protein — protein MNRRATKILLSLGISGFFLYLTAFKPHFLSLVNGSMAPGEALFGAPRFNLGELGSVIANAQWGYIVIAGFVFYATQLLRAWRWQITLKTLTEIRLLPTYGAMTIGYMANNLLPMRLGEVYRAQVIHQMTGLSRPAAFGTIVAERLIDLVYMVPYLAAALIIYPLPPGIQTAAYILSAAAFLLGGFCVWLGIDRERALRMAKWLLRILPAKAGGKIFDVLSTFSAGLGVMGRHELFWQLAVSSLILWAMYAYMVYLVMAAVGLTSAEYPLIHRDLVGSVLVMLMVTTIGFVIPGAPGAVGTYHGIAVLGLSLFQVPGDRAAGFAVLLHALNYIPLTLVGLIFFWKYGLSFHAEAASVNNDDEGHVPPTGVGPKASKAVR, from the coding sequence ATGAATCGTCGCGCCACGAAGATATTGCTGAGCCTCGGCATCAGCGGGTTCTTTCTTTACTTGACGGCTTTTAAGCCGCATTTTCTCTCGCTGGTGAACGGTTCCATGGCTCCCGGCGAGGCGTTATTCGGCGCGCCGCGTTTCAATCTTGGCGAGCTGGGTTCAGTGATTGCCAATGCCCAATGGGGCTACATTGTGATCGCGGGCTTTGTGTTTTATGCGACACAGCTTCTGCGTGCGTGGCGTTGGCAGATTACATTGAAGACTTTGACCGAGATTCGTCTGCTGCCGACTTACGGCGCGATGACCATCGGCTACATGGCGAACAACCTGTTGCCGATGCGCTTGGGCGAGGTCTACCGCGCTCAGGTGATTCATCAAATGACGGGACTGTCGCGCCCAGCGGCGTTTGGCACAATCGTCGCCGAGCGGTTGATTGATCTGGTCTATATGGTTCCCTATCTGGCGGCGGCGTTGATCATCTATCCGCTTCCGCCGGGCATTCAAACGGCGGCGTACATTTTGTCCGCCGCGGCGTTCTTACTGGGCGGCTTCTGCGTGTGGTTAGGCATTGACCGCGAGCGTGCCCTGAGAATGGCGAAGTGGCTGTTGCGGATTCTGCCCGCTAAGGCCGGCGGAAAAATCTTTGATGTACTCTCGACGTTTAGCGCAGGGCTCGGTGTGATGGGACGACACGAGCTTTTTTGGCAACTGGCCGTGAGTTCGCTCATCCTGTGGGCCATGTACGCGTACATGGTATATCTTGTGATGGCAGCGGTCGGCCTGACGTCTGCGGAGTATCCGTTGATTCACCGTGACCTTGTCGGCTCGGTGCTGGTGATGCTGATGGTGACGACCATCGGATTTGTGATACCGGGCGCCCCGGGCGCGGTGGGTACGTACCACGGTATCGCCGTTCTGGGACTGAGTCTATTTCAAGTGCCGGGTGATCGCGCCGCCGGATTCGCGGTTCTGTTGCATGCATTGAACTACATTCCGCTGACTCTGGTTGGCTTGATTTTCTTCTGGAAGTACGGATTGTCGTTTCACGCCGAAGCCGCTTCAGTGAACAACGACGATGAAGGACATGTCCCGCCGACAGGCGTGGGCCCCAAGGCATCGAAAGCAGTGAGGTGA
- a CDS encoding polysaccharide biosynthesis tyrosine autokinase, whose translation MEFRDNNNRFSEYFRVLFRGRWIIIGCFFAVVAATTYLTYRMQPVYVAGASVMILDSDPVDATLRNADPVPFRKSRNLNEMEVMRSRRIAEDVLRSLAESPYRSELDIMRETDVEGNTITFDDRVGKLRESTSVENLKDSDVLKVAVRAPSAFEAAFLANAVAEEYYRYKLRSARGEISEIRQFLEQQLEVVRDQLSQSEELERAYKESRGVASLDDEARTMVEQSTELHALYNATESDLNSELRRMDYLKRQLEDVRGSLVEDVSNITSPIIEALQREIADKQTRLASLVSNPGPGTDATINALENEIETIKGKLAEEVRKIASGSGSLEPLRTSQELFDNILKSEVEIKALTARAEALREAIGNVDFDLDQLPEKTLVLARLTRDRKLNEELYLLLNEKYEEARISEAAKSAGVEIVDTAKPPEFPVKPRKKLNILFGMLFGLALGAGITLLIELLDDTLKTPEELERMALTVLGTIPIVNIEDIRRRMKRQGKELTAQDEARIESKMITRFSPKSPISEAYRSLRTNIQFSDIDNPKRVILMTSSATKEGKSTTCVNLAITFAQMGSRVLLVDSDLRRPNLHNFFNADKMYGLSNVLIGSLAFNDVIKRTEVENLDLITAGDIPPNPAEMVASERMRAFLDEARARYDVVLLDSPPVVAVTDAAILTTRADATIVVVSSGMTGRSELKRAMGLIQSVGSHVLGVVLNGLDIKKMYGSYYYYFHYYQYYYYYGSESGDKKKKKSSKKIGRRHSASPDVTDAT comes from the coding sequence TTGGAATTCAGGGACAACAACAATCGCTTCTCCGAGTACTTCCGCGTCTTGTTTCGCGGGAGGTGGATCATCATTGGCTGCTTCTTTGCCGTTGTGGCGGCAACAACGTATCTGACTTATCGCATGCAGCCGGTCTACGTGGCCGGCGCCAGTGTGATGATACTTGATTCTGATCCGGTGGACGCAACGCTCCGGAATGCTGATCCCGTACCGTTTCGCAAATCGCGGAATCTGAACGAAATGGAAGTGATGCGGAGTCGCCGCATTGCCGAAGACGTGTTGCGTTCTCTGGCGGAATCCCCTTACCGCAGCGAACTGGATATCATGCGAGAAACGGACGTCGAAGGCAATACGATCACGTTTGACGATCGCGTGGGCAAGCTGCGCGAAAGCACAAGTGTTGAGAATCTAAAGGATTCCGACGTGCTAAAGGTGGCCGTGCGCGCTCCTTCGGCGTTTGAAGCTGCCTTTCTTGCGAACGCCGTGGCCGAAGAATACTACCGTTACAAACTTCGGAGCGCACGCGGCGAGATCTCGGAGATTCGCCAGTTCCTCGAGCAGCAGCTTGAGGTAGTGCGTGATCAACTCTCGCAATCTGAGGAGCTGGAGCGGGCGTACAAAGAGAGCCGCGGGGTGGCGTCGCTCGACGACGAAGCGCGCACTATGGTGGAGCAATCCACGGAATTGCACGCATTGTACAACGCTACAGAGAGTGATTTGAATTCCGAATTACGCCGCATGGATTACCTGAAGCGGCAGTTAGAGGACGTGCGTGGTTCGTTGGTCGAGGACGTCAGCAATATAACGAGCCCGATCATTGAAGCGTTGCAGCGCGAAATCGCCGACAAGCAGACTCGTCTTGCATCGCTCGTGTCGAATCCGGGGCCCGGAACGGACGCGACGATCAACGCGCTTGAAAATGAGATAGAGACGATCAAGGGCAAGCTGGCCGAAGAAGTCCGCAAGATCGCGAGCGGCTCGGGTTCACTCGAACCGTTGCGCACATCGCAGGAGCTGTTCGACAATATTCTCAAGAGCGAAGTTGAGATCAAAGCTCTGACGGCGCGCGCCGAGGCGCTGCGCGAGGCCATTGGCAACGTGGACTTTGACTTGGATCAGTTGCCCGAGAAGACGCTTGTGTTGGCACGCCTGACGCGTGACCGCAAGTTGAACGAAGAGCTGTATCTGCTCCTGAACGAGAAATACGAAGAAGCGCGCATTAGCGAAGCGGCGAAGTCAGCGGGCGTGGAGATTGTGGACACGGCCAAACCGCCCGAATTCCCGGTAAAGCCGCGCAAGAAACTGAATATTCTGTTCGGGATGCTGTTTGGTTTGGCGCTCGGCGCGGGCATTACGCTTCTGATCGAACTGCTCGATGACACTTTGAAGACGCCCGAAGAGCTTGAACGCATGGCGCTGACGGTGTTGGGCACAATTCCGATTGTGAACATCGAGGATATCCGACGGCGGATGAAACGGCAAGGCAAGGAGCTGACAGCGCAGGACGAGGCGCGGATCGAGTCAAAGATGATCACGCGGTTTTCGCCTAAGTCGCCCATCAGCGAGGCCTACCGCAGTTTGCGCACAAACATTCAGTTCTCGGATATTGACAATCCGAAGCGAGTGATCCTCATGACGTCGTCGGCGACCAAAGAGGGTAAGTCCACGACCTGTGTCAATCTGGCGATCACCTTTGCGCAAATGGGTTCGCGCGTGCTGTTAGTGGACAGCGACTTGCGCCGTCCCAATTTGCACAACTTCTTCAATGCCGACAAGATGTATGGACTGAGCAACGTGCTGATCGGATCGCTGGCATTCAACGATGTGATCAAACGGACCGAAGTCGAGAATCTCGATTTGATAACGGCAGGGGATATTCCACCGAACCCGGCCGAGATGGTGGCGTCGGAGCGAATGCGCGCCTTCCTCGACGAAGCGCGGGCGCGGTATGACGTCGTGTTGCTCGATAGCCCGCCGGTTGTGGCGGTTACGGATGCCGCGATCTTGACGACACGTGCCGACGCGACCATTGTTGTCGTGAGTTCCGGCATGACCGGCCGCAGCGAGTTGAAACGCGCGATGGGTCTCATTCAAAGCGTTGGTTCGCATGTTTTGGGTGTGGTGTTGAACGGCCTAGACATTAAGAAAATGTACGGGTCGTACTATTACTACTTCCATTACTACCAGTACTATTACTACTACGGCTCGGAATCGGGCGACAAGAAGAAAAAGAAATCTTCGAAGAAGATCGGACGCCGGCATTCGGCTTCCCCTGACGTCACCGACGCCACGTAG
- the ispE gene encoding 4-(cytidine 5'-diphospho)-2-C-methyl-D-erythritol kinase, with the protein MSAPFLRPYPDLTEHAHGLSLRSPAKINLSLRVLGKRPDGYHALDTIFQELDWADMLDIAEADDFGLEVVGADLPVDNSNLITRAARLLAEEARRPCQARIRLDKVLPLRGGVGGGSSNAALTLLGLNRLWGLDWPISRLDELAGRLGADCPFFLYGGLARGTGRGDKITSLDGAIAGVILVVLPPFGVNTAWAFSQFRFPLTEVEKNVIFNPLLPTGMEGLHTPISACNDLENIVFRAHSELGAVRNCLLRGGASVSLLSGSGSSLFGIFESEQAAHVAARELPDIGNGWRYQVCQPVARPRQR; encoded by the coding sequence ATGTCCGCGCCATTCTTACGCCCCTACCCCGATCTAACTGAACACGCGCATGGCCTGTCTCTGCGGTCGCCCGCAAAGATCAATCTGAGTTTGCGTGTCCTTGGCAAACGGCCGGATGGCTATCATGCTCTTGATACGATCTTCCAGGAGTTAGACTGGGCTGACATGTTGGATATTGCAGAGGCTGACGACTTTGGCTTGGAAGTGGTTGGGGCAGACCTGCCTGTGGATAACTCGAATCTGATTACGCGCGCAGCCCGGCTACTGGCGGAGGAGGCACGGCGGCCCTGTCAGGCACGGATTCGATTGGACAAGGTCCTGCCTCTACGAGGTGGGGTTGGCGGCGGTTCGTCCAATGCCGCCCTAACGCTTTTGGGCTTGAACCGCCTCTGGGGCCTCGACTGGCCCATCAGTCGGCTTGACGAACTGGCCGGCCGTCTGGGGGCGGATTGCCCGTTCTTCCTGTACGGCGGCCTGGCTCGCGGTACAGGGCGGGGTGACAAGATCACGTCGCTTGACGGAGCCATTGCCGGGGTTATTTTGGTCGTTTTACCCCCGTTTGGCGTCAATACGGCATGGGCATTCTCCCAATTCCGGTTTCCCTTGACAGAAGTTGAGAAGAATGTTATATTTAATCCTCTGCTACCAACAGGAATGGAGGGGTTACATACCCCAATTTCTGCATGTAACGATTTAGAAAACATAGTTTTCCGAGCTCATTCCGAGTTAGGAGCTGTGCGGAATTGCCTGCTGCGCGGTGGGGCGAGTGTCTCTCTATTGTCCGGCAGTGGGTCATCGCTTTTCGGAATATTTGAGTCTGAACAGGCTGCTCACGTTGCCGCACGGGAGTTGCCGGATATAGGGAATGGCTGGCGATACCAGGTGTGCCAACCGGTCGCTCGCCCACGACAGAGATAG
- a CDS encoding septation protein SpoVG family protein gives MTITEIHVNLREEEKLKAFVNITFDDVFVIRGLKIIEGKDGLFVCMPSRKLEDGTYKDIAHPITNEFRRQLETQVLDEYRRLANDPEVRAAAPGHADSME, from the coding sequence GTGACCATTACCGAGATTCATGTCAATCTTCGGGAAGAAGAGAAGTTGAAGGCGTTTGTCAACATCACGTTTGATGACGTGTTTGTCATTCGCGGGTTGAAGATCATCGAAGGCAAAGATGGCCTTTTCGTGTGCATGCCGAGCCGCAAGCTCGAAGATGGCACATATAAGGACATTGCCCATCCGATAACGAACGAGTTTCGCCGTCAATTGGAGACTCAGGTATTAGACGAGTACCGCCGATTGGCCAATGATCCCGAAGTGCGTGCCGCAGCCCCCGGCCACGCCGATAGCATGGAGTAG
- a CDS encoding ribose-phosphate pyrophosphokinase, which yields MYRSYELKIFSGTAHRQLGERIAACLGCGLGEVKISRFSDGEIGVQFEENIRGRDVFLVQPTCPPAENLLELLIMVDAAKRASAGRITAVIPYYGYARQDRKDGPRVAITSRLVADLLQAAGIHRILTMDLHAPQIQGFFNIPFDHLMASRLFIDLFTMHPVENLVIVAPDVGSTKLARFYANYMKTEFVIVDKYRTGPNQAVALNLIGDVRDKNCLIVDDIVDTAGTLSATVAMLKDRGCRDIYGAITHPVLSGQAVDRIEASPMTALWVCDTLPTPREHQFNKLRKLSTAKLFAGAIRRIHEEESISHLFLDNHEETREMMVDTAQLEMLAGMISND from the coding sequence TTGTATCGCAGCTACGAACTCAAGATTTTCAGCGGCACGGCCCATCGCCAGTTAGGCGAGCGGATCGCCGCATGCCTGGGCTGTGGTCTGGGCGAAGTGAAGATCAGCCGATTTTCTGACGGTGAGATAGGCGTTCAGTTCGAGGAGAACATACGCGGCCGGGACGTTTTCCTGGTGCAGCCGACCTGCCCTCCGGCGGAGAATCTGCTTGAGCTCCTAATCATGGTTGACGCGGCTAAGCGTGCATCGGCCGGGCGGATAACGGCGGTCATTCCCTACTATGGTTATGCCCGTCAGGACCGTAAAGACGGACCACGCGTCGCCATCACGTCGCGACTCGTCGCAGACCTGTTGCAAGCCGCAGGCATCCATCGCATTCTAACGATGGACCTGCACGCACCGCAGATTCAGGGGTTCTTCAATATCCCCTTCGACCACCTGATGGCATCGCGTCTGTTCATTGATCTGTTCACGATGCATCCCGTTGAGAATCTGGTGATTGTTGCGCCGGACGTTGGTTCGACGAAGTTGGCCAGGTTTTACGCCAACTACATGAAGACCGAGTTTGTGATCGTGGACAAGTACCGAACGGGACCCAATCAGGCGGTCGCCCTCAATCTCATCGGCGACGTGCGCGACAAGAATTGCCTGATCGTGGACGACATCGTGGACACGGCGGGTACACTGTCGGCTACGGTAGCCATGCTGAAAGACCGCGGGTGCCGCGACATTTACGGCGCGATTACGCACCCGGTGCTATCCGGTCAGGCGGTTGATCGCATTGAGGCCAGTCCGATGACCGCACTGTGGGTTTGCGATACGTTGCCGACTCCGCGGGAACATCAATTCAACAAACTGCGCAAGCTCTCGACGGCCAAGCTATTTGCCGGCGCGATTCGCCGTATTCACGAAGAAGAATCCATCAGCCACCTGTTTCTCGACAATCATGAAGAGACTCGGGAAATGATGGTGGACACGGCGCAGCTCGAAATGCTCGCCGGGATGATCTCGAACGATTAG